A stretch of Fusarium poae strain DAOMC 252244 chromosome 2, whole genome shotgun sequence DNA encodes these proteins:
- a CDS encoding hypothetical protein (TransMembrane:4 (o54-75i95-112o132-151i547-569o)), whose translation MNTKRSDSRDREETSPKPSQAPLPSENFSSYDRMVVESHEVPLRWNFLASLSNWLLLAGFVVFPGTFTSISRSGVLDRNQAGRILQRAVRNSPGLLNALMALVASLTNVYTAQDGNWSVTAIVTLSDLCKRLAYGNALPFGVRVLLSHSLLKRLNILIRTMFLIFITMDNDDGTLLSEGGGKYRSLSDLAKIARWIATWPTEDCPVWQPSLVVLLHDKHLQQPNAAVVAEQVLASTIQTLTSRALSCYFFDSKFINISDGGPPAMIQGHLRQYVSVVRQRRRDSGLLLSAEHLNTLFERAFESAATLHQQPFNPIRSARRDLPVSTDLTGHLVNFMNHLPSAGDLLSFASPIIASSLLCDHYLPDMHLFNPQDVFKYLYQDACVEACKQTATMNRSDGLLLPSSLASSIMETFTSLFDRLRQGETAVSVHRSALITRLDRWENIKSNKTCFSCLTQVPQHKISCGHWICENCLQAFGESGKADPYLFSLTHCLLDGKVTNLLVRIRPPTAGHSILCIDGGGIRGIIPPAILNQVQKRLGLPIPIQEFFTLAYGVSAGALIVLALFVNGWSVEQCTVEFEELAKFAFRPPSTWSLPGVNWIRAILSDALYAEDDIEAALKRAFGEAELTEASYAQKIGAKIGIPAATICQPSLCLFTNYNGTGRERTGYRVLTGAESVKTWEVRGRSTSAAPLYFPAKYLPGIGTLQDAGVVANNPIIIALAEFAAMNGNPQPDLVLNVGTGTSPDIPLVDREPRFIRDNCLVRLKRGYMSLMQGKKIWNDVTSIGNRPGRNGSRYRLDLTITQPPSLDDTASMPMLTSMVYHDAMLLKSVPDIAYHLFATLFYFELDTLPQRAGSKFRISGHILCTRKGRDPAIPKIAEKLRRSTIYINGRSTRPGVETDEHGNIRQAIECTTGQPLLIELKEEGSTRAFPLSGSPYNVPKLIARGPATAVFGTRIHKKRTREVACSRPSKRRRRCVACLSF comes from the exons ATGAACACCAAAAGAAGTGACTCTAGAGATCGCGAGGAAACCTCCCCGAAACCCTCTCAGGCACCGCTTCCATCTGAAAACTTCTCATCCTATGATAGAATGGTTGTGGAGTCGCACGAAGTGCCACTTCGTTGGAACTTCCTTGCTTCGCTCTCCAACTGGCTCCTTCTTGCCGGATTCGTTGTGTTTCCTGGAACCTTTACGTCTATCAGTCGCAGTGGAGTACTTGATCGCAACCAAGCTGGGCGCATCCTACAACGTGCTGTCCGCAAC AGCCCTGGACTACTTAATGCATTGATGGCTTTGGTAGCTAGCCTCACTAATGTCTACACCGCACAAGATGGCAATTGGTCGGTAACAGCTATAGTGACG CTCAGCGATTTGTGTAAGCGGCTCGCCTATGGCAATGCTCTCCCCTTTGGAGTGAGAGTTCTTCTGAGCCACAGTCTTCTGAAGCGCCTCAACATCCTGATCAGGACAATGTTTCTCATCTTCATTACCATG GATAACGACGATGGAACTCTTCTGAGCGAGGGCGGCGGCAAATATCGCAG TCTATCAGACTTGGCCAAAATCGCGCGCTGGATCGCCACTTGGCCAACTGAAGATTGTCCGGTCTGGCAACCGTCACTAGTGGTCCTACTCCACGATAAGCATCTTCAGCAGCCAAATGCCGCCGTGGTTGCAGAACAAGTTTTGGCCTCAACCATACAAACGTTAACCTCGCGTGCGTTGAGCTGTTACTTCTTCGATTCCAAGTTCATTAACATATCTGACGGAGGTCCTCCTGCTATGATCCAAGGGCACTTGCGCCAGTATGTATCAGTTGTCCGTCAAAGACGTCGAGATTCAGGATTGCTGTTATCCGCTGAGCATCTGAATACTCTTTTCGAAAGGGCTTTCGAGTCAGCCGCCACCTTACACCAGCAACCTTTCAACCCAATTCGAAGTGCACGGCGCGATCTTCCGGTTTCAACAGATTTGACAGGCCATCTTGTCAACTTTATGAATCACCTGCCTTCAGCAGGGgatcttctttcctttgcATCTCCCATTATCGCTTCAAGTTTGTTATGCGACCACTACCTGCCTGACATGCATT TGTTTAATCCTCAAGATGTATTCAAATATCTGTACCAGGATGCCTGTGTGGAAGCTTGCAAACAGACGGCTACGATGAATCGCAGTGACGGTCTGCTTCTTCCGAGCAGCCTTGCAAGTTCCATTATGGAGACCTTTACTAGCTTGTTTGATCGCCTCAGGCAAGGCGAGACAGCAGTATCCGTGCATAGATCGGCACTTATCACTCGCTTAGACCGCTGGGAAAACATCAAGAGCAACAAAACCTGCTTCTCATGTCTGACACAAGTTCCACAACATAAGATTTCATGTGGTCATTGGATTTGTGAGAATTGTCTGCAAGCATTTGGCGAATCGGGGAAGGCCGACCCATATCTGTTCTCGCTCACGCACTGCCTGCTGGACGGGAAGGTTACTAACTTGTTGGTGCGTATTCGTCCACCGACAGCTGGCCACTCAATATTATGTATTGACGGGGGTGGTATTCGTGGAATAATTCCCCCAGCTATCCTGAATCAGGTTCAAAAACGACTTGGCCTTCCAATTCCGATTCAAGAGTTCTTCACTTTAGCATACGGTGTCAGTGCTG GCGCCTTGATTGTTCTTGCTTTATTTGTCAACGGCTGGTCAGTGGAACAGTGTACTGTTGAGTTTGAGGAATTAGCAAAATTTGCGTTCAGGCCTCCGTCGACTTGGTCTTTACCAGGCGTGAATTGGATTCGGGCTATTCTATCAGACGCACTATATGCCGAGGACGACATCGAGGCAGCGTTGAAAAGGGCATTTGGTGAGGCAGAACTGACCGAAGCCTCTTATGCCCAAAAAATAGGAGCTAAGATTGGCATCCCAGCCGCCACTATCTGCCAGCCCTCCCTCTGTTTATTCACGAACTACAATGGTACTGGGCGGGAAAGAACCGGCTATAGGGTTCTTACGGGGGCGGAATCTGTCAAGACATGGGAAGT GAGAGGACGCAGTACCTCAGCTGCCCCGCT ATACTTCCCAGCGAAATATCTACCTGGTATAGGAACACTTCAGGATGCTGGAGTTGTAGCAAACAACCCTATCATAATCGCTTTAGCCGAGTTTGCAGCGATGAATGGGAATCCGCAGCCGGACCTTGTATTGAACGTCGGCACCGGGACGTCACCAGATATCCCGCTTGTAGACCGGGAGCCACGGTTTATCAGAGACAATTGTCTCGTTCGACTGAAACGAGGATACATGTCACTAATGCAAGGAAAGAAAATTTGGAACGATGTTACAAGTATTGGCAACAGACCAGGAAGGAATGGTAGCCGATACAGACTGGACCTCACGATTACTCAACCACCCTCTCTTGACGACACTGCATCAATGCCCATGCTGACTTCGATGGTGTACCACGATGCTATGTTACTTAAATCTGTGCCAGACATCGCCTACCACTTGTTCGCCACTCTCTTTTACTTCGAGTTGGACACCTTGCCCCAAAGAGCTGGATCCAAGTTTCGCATTAGTGGTCACATACTCTGCACGCGAAAGGGGCGGGACCCAGCGATACCTAAAATTGCCGAGAAATTACGCAGGTCGACAATATATATCAATGGAAGGTCTACCCGGCCTGGAGTAGAGACAGACGAGCATGGTAACATTCGCCAAGCTATCGAATGCACGACAGGTCAGCCTCTCTTGATTGAACTCAAGGAAGAGGGAAGCACGCGTGCCTTCCCGCTCAGTGGGTCACCTTACAATGTTCCAAAGCTTATTGCCAGAGGACCAGCAACGGCTGTTTTCGGGACACGAATACACAAGAAGAGAACGCGGGAGGTGGCTTGTAGTCGACCATCAAAGCGTAGACGACGTTGTGTGGCTTGCTTATCGTTTTAA
- a CDS encoding hypothetical protein (SECRETED:SignalP(1-18)), which translates to MKLAIYNIAVFLVTLTFANVQLDNPKLDRPKFDKSPWARILVGHPGHIYIVDKVDGFPFLIDRTVGGIPSWMAIRPPNLLYAVDESSNKVKVYEIDLNNRKATLKAIKKGSSGVVHLQFDANYTRLIGSAFGQGTIDVWNTTNGSLELIKTIASQVQPGSSKDRQATPHPHQANVDPTGRFFVINDLGTDSIMIIDSKYDNFKVTGTTQISPSGCGPRHGVFYPHKAARATHYIVVCEISNQALVYTVSYSTNCLDLKQIQRISTFGPASPPANATSAAAGAIVLAANNRDLYISNRQTGNLTDSISHFQIKSPNSTYLSLDFTSSASTHGLSPRVISLDKGGQYLLVANQGGGFGLVALEIQANGMLSRDPFSALGTPEFSPQFIQAIP; encoded by the coding sequence ATGAAGTTAGCTATCTACAACATCGCCGTTTTTCTCGTAACGTTGACCTTTGCCAACGTCCAACTTGATAACCCGAAACTCGACCGTCCAAAGTTCGACAAATCACCATGGGCGCGCATTTTAGTGGGCCATCCAGGTCATATCTATATCGTGGACAAAGTGGACGGGTTTCCATTTTTGATAGACAGGACGGTTGGTGGCATACCCTCCTGGATGGCCATCAGGCCTCCGAATCTGCTTTATGCGGTTGATGAGTCGTCAAACAAGGTTAAGGTTTACGAAATTGACCTTAATAACCGCAAGGCCAccttaaaagctataaagaaaGGAAGCTCCGGTGTCGTGCATTTGCAATTCGATGCGAACTACACTCGGCTCATTGGTAGTGCATTCGGTCAAGGCACCATTGATGTGTGGAATACAACAAACGGGAGTTTAGAACTGATAAAAACTATTGCTTCGCAAGTGCAACCAGGTTCTAGCAAGGATCGTCAAGCAACTCCTCACCCCCACCAGGCAAATGTTGATCCGACCGGGCGGTTCTTTGTTATCAATGATCTTGGTACAGATTCTATCATGATCATTGATTCAAAGTATGACAATTTCAAGGTCACGGGTACTACTCAGATCTCACCTAGTGGCTGTGGTCCCCGGCATGGTGTCTTCTATCCGCATAAGGCAGCCAGAGCAACTCATTACATTGTTGTTTGCGAGATAAGTAACCAAGCCCTGGTCTATACCGTATCATATAGCACGAATTGTCTCGATCTTAAACAAATTCAAAGGATTTCTACCTTCGGTCCTGCTTCTCCGCCGGCAAATGCTACCAgcgctgctgctggtgccATAGTCCTGGCAGCAAACAACAGAGATTTGTATATCTCGAATCGGCAGACTGGTAATTTGACAGATTCTATTTCTCATTTCCAGATTAAGTCTCCAAATTCAACCTATCTTTCACTAGATTTCACAAGCTCTGCTTCTACACACGGCCTCTCTCCGCGTGTAATAAGCCTTGACAAAGGTGGGCAATATTTGCTCGTCGCTAACCAAGGCGGTGGCTTTggacttgtggctctagagATACAGGCCAACGGTATGCTGAGCCGGGATCCCTTCTCAGCTTTAGGGACGCCGGAGTTCTCTCCTCAGTTTATTCAAGCAATTCCCTAA
- a CDS encoding hypothetical protein (SECRETED:SignalP(1-17)~TransMembrane:1 (n2-12c17/18o132-153i)) gives MFFFFTLIAFVFPIATPAELLPRKVVDLTIEAGNLVGTGVIEFKSPIQNTDVATKTALTCSDTSYVATGTYQTGPTTAAINEETSFLSTSPTLTPSQPFPLVPTTHQYFPNVSTGPTPTPTTTVPIVSGAIALHHVAHTSFLSLVAIGFYLLVF, from the coding sequence atgtttttctttttcacgCTTATCGCCTTTGTCTTTCCCATAGCTACACCAGCTGAACTGCTCCCGAGAAAAGTAGTTGATCTCACAATCGAAGCCGGCAATCTTGTTGGCACTGGCGTAATAGAGTTCAAGTCACCCATTCAAAATACTGATGTGGCCACCAAAACAGCCCTGACGTGCAGTGATACCTCGTACGTCGCAACAGGAACGTATCAGACGGGCCCCACAACTGCTGCCATAAACGAGGAGACGTCGTTTCTTTCCACTTCACCCACTCTTACACCGTCTCAGCCTTTCCCCCTCGTTCCAACAACTCATCAGTACTTCCCAAATGTTTCTACCGGGCCGACACCTACTCCAACAACCACAGTTCCTATAGTGTCTGGCGCCATAGCCTTGCACCATGTGGCTCATACCTCATTCTTGAGCCTGGTCGCGATTGGCTTCTATCTTCTTGTCTTTTAG
- a CDS encoding hypothetical protein (TransMembrane:6 (o6-32i58-79o124-147i159-182o188-205i217-238o)), producing MDPTNLYGICIGSIVFLLVVLSFCHSLFQAIFKRARRFFLRQIYFSLLPRWLGGYFRLSRYCGLLIILYINANICLLALDLQDKSDFIRRLGRAALTNLVPLCAGGRFNPIANLLAIRTDNYLLLHKCIGIVFIIETAMHSVLSWNGDVIDLRRWSDKAGLIAASSVGALALTSFPTIWRWMYESSSALHLAFSTTAVISLWFHLTPTTLIETPRLYLVLAISAFIFVKALRLLKILFINISAASISTASIQQIGNGIEIQVSMPRPLKYRAGQFVFLSIPRLAAFQFHPFQVAWEYLGNDGRQVLVFVIQPRHGFTGRLRLANPTKDYTAFIEGPYGNPTALDQYGTVLLFATGIGIAGQLSYMKEQLRLYRGWQTKTRRHVLFWEMDAEEYRYWVNEWINEILSWNIDYVDIQLYVRGQFLAKDAEKGVSMKKGERLLRLTLNYFAMEPENLIHAEIQRREGRGRMLVSLCTDSSTARTVTKVMRPLLGDDIDLVELDFCPWSGSRRREEPIPGVCD from the exons ATGGACCCCACCAATCTCTATGGAATTTGCATAGGAAGCATTGTCTTCTTGCTTGTGGTTTTGTCATTTTGTCATTCACTATTCCAAGCCATATTTAAGCGAGCGCGTCGTTTCTTCCTTCGTCAAATTTACTTCTCGCTGCTTCCCCGGTGGCTTGGCGGGTATTTCAGACTATCACGATACTGCGGCTTGTTGATCATCCTATATATCAATGCTAATATCTGCTTACTTGCTCTCGATCTCCAAGACAAGTCGGACTTTATACGAAGACTTGGAAGAGCGGCCTTGACAAATCTTGTCCCCCTCTGTGCCGGTGGCCGTTTCAATCCAATTGCGAATCTTCTTGCCATTCGTACGGATAACTATCTTCTGCTACATAAATGTATAGGGATAGTTTTTATCATTGAAACGGCTATGCACTCCGTATTGTCGTGGAATGGCGACGTTATCGATCTCAGGAGATGGTCTGATAAAGCGGGTCTGATT GCCGCAAGCTCAGTAGGTGCTCTCGCCTTGACATCGTTCCCTACCATCTGGCGATGGATGTACGAGTCTTCGTCAGCCTTGCACCTAGCTTTTTCAACTACAGCTGTCATAAGTCTCTGGTTTCACCTTACTCCAACAACACTTATAGAAACGCCCAGACTATATCTTGTTCTAGCAATATCGGCATTCATATTTGTCAAGGCACTTAGGCTTcttaaaattctttttatcaaCATTTCAGCTGCGTCTATTTCTACCGCCAGTATTCAACAAATTGGAAATGGTATAGAAATCCAGGTAAGTATGCCCCGTCCTCTGAAATATCGTGCTGGGCAATTTGTATTCCTGAGCATTCCGAGGCTTGCTGCTTTCCAGTTTCACCCTTTTCAAGTTGCCTGGGAGTACCTCGGCAACGACGGACGCCAGGTTCTTGTATTTGTTATTCAGCCGCGTCACGGTTTCACAGGGCGACTTCGCTTGGCAAATCCAACGAAAGATTATACAGCGTTCATAGAAGGGCCGTACGGAAATCCCACTGCTCTAGATCAGTATGGAACGGTATTGCTCTTTGCTACAGGTATCGGTATTGCAGGTCAACTGTCCTATATGAAGGAGCAACTGCGGCTTTACAGAGGATGGCAAACAAAAACCCGAAGACATGTCCTGTTTTGGGAAATGGATGCCGAAG AGTACAGGTATTGGGTGAACGAATGGATCAACGAAATTTTGTCATGGAACATCGATTACGTT GACATCCAGCTTTACGTACGAGGGCAGTTCCTGGCCAAAGATGCTGAGAAAGGTGTATCCATGAAGAAAGGAGAAAGACTCCTCCGGCTTACCTTGAACTATTTCGCTATGGAACCGGAGAACCTGATACACGCGGAGATCCAAAGGCGGGAGGGCCGAGGACGTATGCTCGTGTCAC TCTGTACGGATTCTTCTACGGCTAGAACAGTAACCAAGGTGATGCGCCCCCTGCTCGGAGACGATATCGACCTAGTAGAGCTAGACTTTTGTCCATGGTCGGGATCGAGACGTCGCGAAGAGCCTATACCGGGGGTTTGCGATTGA